The genomic region TTACGCAGTTACAAGCACGGCTCCGTTTAGAAAATCAACAACTCCAATCTTTAATTACAGAAAATATAAAAGTAAAAAATGAGCATATACATTCTAAGCAAATCCACTCATTACGCTATAACGATTACTATAAAAACGTGATTACTGAACAAATCATTCAGCAAAAAAACCAAATCGATTCAACTCTGGCAGATATTCAATCTGCACAGAAAAATTTGGTTCAAACATATTCAGATCGCAAAATAATGGATAAGTTAAAAGAGAAAGAGCTAACTACCTACTATCAAAATGAACGACGCCGCGAACAAATGGAACTAGATGATATAGCAACGATGAACTATAAACGTAGAGTTTTTTAGTTTATCTGGTTTAGAAGAAAAGAGGTGAGAGAACTGGAGAATACGATTGAAACTTCACCACTCGTAAAGATAGCTGCCCAAAATAAAATACTACCAACTCCTATAGAAGACGCTTTTCTTTTTCGTCAGTTTTTAAATGATTTTCAGGCAGAAGAACCACAAGTTAAAAATGAGCAAGAGGATAATAAGCAAGAAAAACAATTAGAAGAATTGTCGAAAGAAAGTACTATAGAACCAGTCATTACTGAAGCAATTTATGCATTGATTCGTCCAAAAACACCAGTGATTACTCTTGATGTGTCTTGTGAAGAAAAAAGTAAAAGTATTCAAACGCCTAATCGAATACCTAGAGAAATGAAAGAAGTAGCTGAAACACAAAAAGACCAACCAGATTCTAAAAAAGAAAAATTAGTAGATCATTCATTTAAACCAACAATAAACGGTGAAGAAGTGCAGGACGAGTCTGAAATACCAAAAAATTCTATAGATGTTTTAACGCTTGGGGAGAGTGAAAGTGCTAATCAAGCAATCTCTACTAACAGGCCCTTACAAGAACTAAACCAACTTAACCGTGAAATCAGTGACCTTATGAGGATTCATATAGAAAAGACACCTGTTCAGGAAATACCTACGGTAATCCCTGTTAAAGATCAGGTGCAATCAAAATCTATTTCCTCTGATTTAGAAAAAAAATTATCAGAACCAGAGAATGCTGGACAAGTTATCGCAAAAGATTGGTCGGTCCAAACAGCTGTTCCAAAAAAATTGGATACTTTTGAAATTAAAGTACATGAACCAAATCAACTGAGTCGTGAAATCAGTGACCTTATTACGGTGACTGTAAAAAAAATGCCTCTAGAGAAAACTTCTACAGCTAGCGTTCATGTTAAATTATCACCAGAAAAATTAGGGGATTTAGAAATCGAGTTGACTTGGCGTGGGGACCAGGTGGAGGCAAAAATTATCGTCTCAAAACCTGAAATGAAACAACAACTCGTAGACCAGCTGGCAATTATTCATGAACAGCTACCAAAAAATCCAATCGTTCAAGTGATTATGATTGAGGTAAAACCGCCGATTGACTTAAGCCAACAATCATATCCGCGTAAGCAAACCCAATCACCTCCAAAAAACCGCCATACTTCAAATGGGAGAGGCGAGGAAGAAACAGAAATAAGTGACAATTTAGCCTTACTGGGCTTGAGCTTATATGTTTAAGGAAAGGATAAAAAAATGGATATATCACCAAATTTTACAATTGGATCTACAAACCAAGCAATTAATCAAAGTAAGAAATCTAATTCTGAAATGAATATGGAAGATTTTCTAAAAATTATGGCTGCTTCATTACGGATGCCTGCTCTATCATCCAGTGAGGGTGGTAAAGATAGTTCTTCAGATTATATGAATCAAATGATTCAATTCAGTACGATGGAACAACTCAAGAGTATGAGTGATTCCGTTACAACCACCATGTTAATGACACAACAGCAACAAGCGATTTCCATGATTGGTAAAGAAGTAACAGTTTTACAAGAAGGTCAGCAAGTAACAGGAACAGTAGAAAAAACACGCTTCTTTAACGGTTATGCAACTATTCAAATAGATGGTAAGGATTACTATATGAATAATATTTTGGAAATAGGGATAAAGAAGGCGTAATAAAGTGATTACTATACCTTATCTCATGTGAATACAACTACAGTTAGTGGAGGAATTAATATGTTAAAGTCATTATATTCAGGTGTTAGTGGTATGAAAAATTTACAAACTAAAATGGATGTTATCTCAAATAATATTGCAAATGTGAACACAACCAGTTTTAAGACAGGACGCGTTCGCTTTGAAGATATGATTAGCCAAACAATGGAACAATCGCAAGAAAATAAAAATAGTAAACAATCAGGACTAGGGATGCAAGTTAGTGCAGT from Jeotgalibaca dankookensis harbors:
- the fliJ gene encoding flagellar export protein FliJ; translation: MAEPFSMAKILDWRIDLEETARLTVTQLQARLRLENQQLQSLITENIKVKNEHIHSKQIHSLRYNDYYKNVITEQIIQQKNQIDSTLADIQSAQKNLVQTYSDRKIMDKLKEKELTTYYQNERRREQMELDDIATMNYKRRVF
- a CDS encoding flagellar hook-length control protein FliK, which gives rise to MRELENTIETSPLVKIAAQNKILPTPIEDAFLFRQFLNDFQAEEPQVKNEQEDNKQEKQLEELSKESTIEPVITEAIYALIRPKTPVITLDVSCEEKSKSIQTPNRIPREMKEVAETQKDQPDSKKEKLVDHSFKPTINGEEVQDESEIPKNSIDVLTLGESESANQAISTNRPLQELNQLNREISDLMRIHIEKTPVQEIPTVIPVKDQVQSKSISSDLEKKLSEPENAGQVIAKDWSVQTAVPKKLDTFEIKVHEPNQLSREISDLITVTVKKMPLEKTSTASVHVKLSPEKLGDLEIELTWRGDQVEAKIIVSKPEMKQQLVDQLAIIHEQLPKNPIVQVIMIEVKPPIDLSQQSYPRKQTQSPPKNRHTSNGRGEEETEISDNLALLGLSLYV